ACACGCGCAATTGCACTCGACGGAAAATGTCTTCGCAAGAAATGTGAAAAGGATTCCACGCTAGGGTATAAATTGATGAAACGTATCGCATATATTATGGAAAATCGTCTTCAGGCAACACGACTTCAATTACTGGATATGTATGCAGCAACAGAATGAACGTTTAATGTTTCTTTCTTCTCCTTCGATGATACCGCAGTTGTTTTCTATACAGAACATAAAAAACGAGACGCGAGATACGTTTACACTCGAATTGGTTTCACCCGACAAATTGAATATTTCATTTCACGCGGGACAATTTATGATGCTGTACGTATTTGGTATCGGCGAAGTTCCGATTTCTATCAGCGGCAACCCGACGAAAACGACTAAACTTCTTCATACCATTCGCGCGGTCGGAACGGTAACGAAACAATTAAAAACAATGAAGCGCGGCGATGTTATTGGTGTGCGCGGACCTTTTGGAAGTCATTGGCCCGTTGACGAATCTCAAGGAAAAGATATTCTTATCGTTGCCGGCGGTATCGGATTGGCGCCGCTGAGACCAGCGTTATTGTATATACTTGCATACCGTCAGCGCTATAGGAAAGTTACGTTGCTCTACGGAACACGAACGGCGGATGATTTATTGTTTCTTTCGGAAATCGAACAATGGCGCGCGCGATTGGATTTAGATG
The genomic region above belongs to Ignavibacteria bacterium and contains:
- a CDS encoding Ni/Fe hydrogenase subunit gamma, producing the protein MFLSSPSMIPQLFSIQNIKNETRDTFTLELVSPDKLNISFHAGQFMMLYVFGIGEVPISISGNPTKTTKLLHTIRAVGTVTKQLKTMKRGDVIGVRGPFGSHWPVDESQGKDILIVAGGIGLAPLRPALLYILAYRQRYRKVTLLYGTRTADDLLFLSEIEQWRARLDLDVYITVDRSSKEWRGNVGVVTTLISKATFEPSKTVAMICGPEIMMRFVSVELQRCGVLVENIFVSLERNMKCAIGLCGHCQYGNIFVCKDGPVFAFPKIQHLFGKREL